The following proteins come from a genomic window of Chiroxiphia lanceolata isolate bChiLan1 chromosome 16, bChiLan1.pri, whole genome shotgun sequence:
- the NTHL1 gene encoding endonuclease III-like protein 1 produces MCAGRAGLRRLGPAGGSAASQTHGTPSTPRRSRRRKSITIAYEPEQGDGVEPQRPRWEPRDWQEQLERIREMRRNRDAPVDEMGVQKCYDSTAPPQVMRYQVLLSLMLSSQTKDQVTSAAMLRLRQRGLTVDSVLQMDDATLGQIIYPVGFWRNKVKYIKQTTAILKQKYGGDIPSTVEELVQLPGVGPKMAHLAMNIAWDSVSGIAVDTHVHRIANRLKWVQKETKYPEETRVALEDWLPRDLWREINWLLVGFGQQTCLPVNPRCSQCLNQDICPAAKKH; encoded by the exons ATGTgtgcgggcagggccgggctgAGGCGGCTCGGCCCGGCCGGGGGGAGCGCGG CGAGCCAGACCCAtggcacccccagcaccccgaggcgcagcaggaggaggaagagcatcACCATTGCCTATGAACCTGAGCAGGGGGATGGTGTTGAGCCCCAGAGACCACGCTGGGAGCCCAGGgactggcaggagcagctggagcgTATCCGGGAGATGAGGAGGAACAGAGATGCTCCTGTGGATGAGATGGGAGTGCAGAAGTGCTATGACAGCACCGCACCTCCACAG GTCATGCGCTACCAGGTGCTGCTGTCGCTGATGTTGTCCAGCCAGACCAAGGACCAGGTGACATCGGCTGCGATGCTGCGCCTGCGCCAGCGCGGCCTCACCGTCGACAGCGTCCTGCAGATGGACGATGCCACGCTGGGCCAGATCATCTATCCCGTGGGGTTCTGGAGG AACAAGGTGAAGTACATAAAGCAGACAACAGCCATCCTGAAGCAGAAATACGGAGGTGACATCCCGAGCACTGTGGAGGAGCTGGTGCAGCTGCCAGGGGTTGGGCCCAAAATGGCCCACTTGGCCATGAACATTGCCTGGGACAGTGTGTCTGGAATAG ctgtggaCACCCACGTGCACAGGATCGCCAACAGGCTGAAGTGGGTGCAGAAGGAGACCAAGTATCCCGAGGAGACTCGGGTGGCACTGGAGGACTGGCTGcccag GGATCTCTGGAGGGAGATCAACTGGCTCCTGGTGGGCTTTGGCCAGCAGACCTGCCTGCCTGTGAACCCTCGCTGCAGCCAGTGCCTCAATCAGGACATTTGCCCAGCTGCCAAGAAACACTGA